One window of Silurus meridionalis isolate SWU-2019-XX chromosome 9, ASM1480568v1, whole genome shotgun sequence genomic DNA carries:
- the ankmy1 gene encoding ankyrin repeat and MYND domain-containing protein 1 isoform X1, with protein MKECLREKNGPGVQEWADGSRYEGEFLSGLKHGSGTFTWPNGECYKGSFYKDYRHGRGTYVWPDGSQFIGKFYLNRKEGYGVHRFPDGTIFKGLYHADERFGPGVMSYHDGYQDVGLWYRQWLLRLCTTVKGGFTLTDFPEHMARLPQQHLAKIQSQPSFTKKSQFFTADTHLLDDSSLLVDEFILPPGIEKYSTDSDHLPVPRRLREELDLHFFNRSDIRTPLFPKGLALEQRMEAHIYTHRFEIEDLDWDVAAVLAMNRENFGSKGPLELRSERLIREASLGDLQNVQSILRYGKVHPDVGDRNGHSALIAATVNCHLDVINFLLDSGVDVNKLNYEGMSALAVCSVLYYPLHSLQETVAEKTSQDVTTEAETSVSSTLANSPQGSAAEEKPKDEVDTELPAMKPEACNTAQEPVTPKQTKEIINPSKDEKVPQQAPYEQSRVLEAELPELSDASDWCQSDDDSENVFSTEKKEKTYRNKSPGNDSGFDLASSVASKHTDSAEDTVQQKKSKVLSETGQVSSAETQEMPYRMAFLKTKNESHWATMKLLLERGADPNASSIPMPVIFLAIKAGHVEAVRRLLECGARTDVHLTAEQKGLYPLHVAAGLIGSEGPKITAMILHAIADPDVKAEDAGEVYDLDKILMEEQVGDVSTSSLGSGPPACIYTSSIVAAKEGGRTPLHVACQKDTDYTNARDVVSILLSHKASTDHLWSGHSPLSLSIASGNDFAVDELLAVGADPNLPLSCRVGSALCAVANIHYNSGSRPQNRIKLVEKLIKAGANILMPVMVGERNRSGIGTAVDYAYYMFNKDWRVAHTPYHALKQQEREAYNARRQLLTMMADLTRQAATNMEKQRLENEKRQGIKSNSPTDKFVFTRTGAIPPAERARVHKAVEEQRESVSTAQKRKPLFKYCYQCGRSAWVALTPCSRCHEVFYCSKTCKLKAWNERHKEECVRVPESGRPEGSHMSGDLQCLLSSKSSRKGTNLNFKMDKPYSGKAASHIPTRQHDPEENYSFI; from the exons ATGAAGGAGTGCTTGCGTGAGAAGAACGGCCCGGGAGTGCAGGAATGGGCAGATGGGTCCAGATATGAAGGGGAGTTCCTCAGTGGACTAAAACACGGCAGTGGAACTTTTACCTGGCCTAACGGAGAG TGTTATAAAGGCTCCTTCTACAAGGATTACCGCCATGGCAGAGGAACCTACGTTTGGCCGGATGGCTCTCAGTTCATTGGAAAGTTTTACCTGAATCGTAAAGAGGGCTATGGCGTTCATCGTTTCCCTGATGGAACCATTTTTAAG GGTCTGTACCATGCTGATGAGCGTTTTGGACCTGGAGTCATGTCGTATCATGATGGCTACCAGGATGTGGGTCTGTGGTACCGTCAGTGGCTATTGCGACTCTGCACCACTGTTAAGGGAGGCTTCACTTTAACAGACTTCCCAGAACACATGGCCCGACTTCCACAGCAACATCTTGCGAAG ATCCAATCCCAGCCTTCATTTACAAAGAAAAGTCAGTTTTTCACAGCTGACACTCACCTGCTTGACGACTCTTCACTACTTGTGGACGAGTTCATCCTCCCCCCAGGCATTGAAAAATATTCCACGGACTCGGACCATCTGCCTGTACCCCGGCGTCTTCGTGAAGAACTCGACTTGCATTTCTTTAACAGGAGCGATATCAGAACGCCTTTGTTCCCTAAAGGACTAGCGCTTGAGCAGAGAATGGAGgctcacatctacacacacag ATTTGAGATTGAAGACTTGGACTGGGATGTTGCTGCCGTTCTGGCTATGAACCGGGAGAACTTTGGCTCCAAAGGCCCTCTGGAGCTCAGGTCAGAAAGGCTCATTAGAGAGGCATCACTTGGTGATCTCCAGAACGTCCAGAGCATTCTTAGATACGGAAAAGTTCACCCGGATGTAGGTGATCGGAACGGACACTCTGCACTAATTGCAGCTACG GTCAACTGTCATCTCGATGTGATCAACTTCCTGCTGGACAGTGGGGTCGATGTGAATAAGCTGAATTATGAAGGGATGTCTGCTTTGGCAGTGTGCAGTGTTCTTTACTACCCACTCCATTCTTTGCAAGAGACAGTGGCTGAAAAGACTTCTCAGGATGTCACCACAGAAGCAGAG ACCAGTGTGTCCTCAACTCTGGCAAACAGCCCACAGGGGTCTGCTGCTGAGGAAAAACCAAAAGATGAGGTTGATACAGAACTGCCAGCCATGAAGCCTGAAGCATGCAACACAGCTCAGGAACCTGTAACTCCTAAGCAGACTAAAGAAATTATAAACCCCAGTAAAGATGAAAAGGTTCCTCAGCAGGCACCCTATGAACAATCCAGAGTGTTAGAGGCTGAACTACCAGAGCTCTCAGACGCTTCTGACTGGTGCCAAAGTGATGATGacagtgaaaatgttttttccactgagaaaaaggaaaaaacctaCAGAAATAAAAGTCCAGGAAATGACTCTGGTTTTGACTTGGCCAGTTCTGTGGCCAGCAAACACACTGACTCTGCAGAGGACACTGTGCAGCAGAAGAAGTCTAAGGTTCTGTCTGAAACTGGTCAGGTGTCATCTGCAGAAACTCAAGAGATGCCTTATAGGATGGCATTTCTAAAAACTAA aaatgagtCCCACTGGGCCACCATGAAGCTGCTGCTGGAGCGAGGAGCCGACCCAAACGCGTCCAGCATTCCGATGCCCGTCATTTTCCTGGCCATTAAAGCAGGCCATGTGGAAGCTGTGCGAAGGTTGCTGGAGTGTGGCGCTCGCACAGACGTGCACCTAACTGCCGAG CAAAAGGGCCTGTACCCGCTTCATGTAGCAGCTGGACTAATTGGCTCAGAAGGTCCTAAGATCACAGCGATGATCCTACATGCTATTGCAGACCCTGATGTAAAAGCAGAGGATGCCGGCGAAGTGTATGATCTGGACAAG ATTTTAATGGAGGAGCAAGTGGGTGATGTAAGCACGTCATCTCTTGGTTCTGGACCCCCAGCCTGCATTTATACCTCCTCTATAGTGGCAGCTAAGGAAGGGGGAAGGACTCCACTTCACGTGGCATGCCAAAAAGACACGGATTACACA AATGCCAGAGATGTTGTCTCCATTCTTCTCTCCCACAAAGCAAGCACCGACCATCTGTGGAGCGGCCATTCTCCCCTCTCCCTGTCCATCGCCAGTGGCAACGACTTT GCCGTGGATGAGCTTCTGGCTGTAGGAGCCGATCCTAACCTGCCCCTCTCCTGCCGAGTGGGCAGTGCATTGTGCGCTGTTGCCAACATCCACTACAACTCTGGGTCTCGGCCGCAGAACAGAATCAAACTG GTCGAGAAGCTGATAAAGGCTGGTGCTAATATCCTGATGCCTGTGATGGTTGGGGAAAGAAACAGGAGTGGTATAGGAACAGCAGTGGATTATGCATATTATATGTTTAACAAG GACTGGCGAGTTGCTCATACCCCGTACCACGCTCTGAAACAGCAAGAGAGGGAGGCCTACAACGCCCGCCGTCAGCTCCTCACTATGATGGCAGACCTGACAAGACAGGCTGCCACCAACATGGAGAAGCAGCGTTTGGAAAATGAGAAGAGACAAGGTATTAAAA GTAATAGTCCCACAGACAAGTTTGTCTTCACTAGAACAGGAGCCATACCCCCTGCAGAGAGAGCAAGAGTCCATAAAGCAGTAGAGGAGCAAAGAGAATCTGTGTCTACGGCTCAGAAAAG gaAACCCTTGTTTAAGTACTGTTACCAATGTGGCCGCTCTGCGTGGGTGGCGCTGACGCCCTGTAGCCGCTGCCACGAAGTCTTCTACTGCAGTAAGACGTGTAAGCTGAAGGCCTGGAACGAACGCCATAAGGAGGAGTGTGTCCGTGTGCCAG aaaGTGGACGTCCTGAGGGTAGTCACATGTCTGGTGACCTGCAGTGTCTTCTTTCAAGCAAAAGCTCCAGGAAAGGCACCAATCTAAATTTCAAGATGGATAAACCATACTCGGGCAAGGCAGCATCTCATATCCCCACACGTCAACATGACCCTGAAGagaattacagttttatttga
- the ankmy1 gene encoding ankyrin repeat and MYND domain-containing protein 1 isoform X2: protein MKECLREKNGPGVQEWADGSRYEGEFLSGLKHGSGTFTWPNGECYKGSFYKDYRHGRGTYVWPDGSQFIGKFYLNRKEGYGVHRFPDGTIFKGLYHADERFGPGVMSYHDGYQDVGLWYRQWLLRLCTTVKGGFTLTDFPEHMARLPQQHLAKIQSQPSFTKKSQFFTADTHLLDDSSLLVDEFILPPGIEKYSTDSDHLPVPRRLREELDLHFFNRSDIRTPLFPKGLALEQRMEAHIYTHRFEIEDLDWDVAAVLAMNRENFGSKGPLELRSERLIREASLGDLQNVQSILRYGKVHPDVGDRNGHSALIAATVNCHLDVINFLLDSGVDVNKLNYEGMSALAVCSVLYYPLHSLQETVAEKTSQDVTTEAETSVSSTLANSPQGSAAEEKPKDEVDTELPAMKPEACNTAQEPVTPKQTKEIINPSKDEKVPQQAPYEQSRVLEAELPELSDASDWCQSDDDSENVFSTEKKEKTYRNKSPGNDSGFDLASSVASKHTDSAEDTVQQKKSKVLSETGQVSSAETQEMPYRMAFLKTKNESHWATMKLLLERGADPNASSIPMPVIFLAIKAGHVEAVRRLLECGARTDVHLTAEQKGLYPLHVAAGLIGSEGPKITAMILHAIADPDVKAEDAGEVYDLDKILMEEQVGDVSTSSLGSGPPACIYTSSIVAAKEGGRTPLHVACQKDTDYTNARDVVSILLSHKASTDHLWSGHSPLSLSIASGNDFAVDELLAVGADPNLPLSCRVGSALCAVANIHYNSGSRPQNRIKLVEKLIKAGANILMPVMVGERNRSGIGTAVDYAYYMFNKDWRVAHTPYHALKQQEREAYNARRQLLTMMADLTRQAATNMEKQRLENEKRQGIKSNSPTDKFVFTRTGAIPPAERARVHKAVEEQRESVSTAQKRKPLFKYCYQCGRSAWVALTPCSRCHEVFYCSKTCKLKAWNERHKEECVRVPGRIPILRVFLPH from the exons ATGAAGGAGTGCTTGCGTGAGAAGAACGGCCCGGGAGTGCAGGAATGGGCAGATGGGTCCAGATATGAAGGGGAGTTCCTCAGTGGACTAAAACACGGCAGTGGAACTTTTACCTGGCCTAACGGAGAG TGTTATAAAGGCTCCTTCTACAAGGATTACCGCCATGGCAGAGGAACCTACGTTTGGCCGGATGGCTCTCAGTTCATTGGAAAGTTTTACCTGAATCGTAAAGAGGGCTATGGCGTTCATCGTTTCCCTGATGGAACCATTTTTAAG GGTCTGTACCATGCTGATGAGCGTTTTGGACCTGGAGTCATGTCGTATCATGATGGCTACCAGGATGTGGGTCTGTGGTACCGTCAGTGGCTATTGCGACTCTGCACCACTGTTAAGGGAGGCTTCACTTTAACAGACTTCCCAGAACACATGGCCCGACTTCCACAGCAACATCTTGCGAAG ATCCAATCCCAGCCTTCATTTACAAAGAAAAGTCAGTTTTTCACAGCTGACACTCACCTGCTTGACGACTCTTCACTACTTGTGGACGAGTTCATCCTCCCCCCAGGCATTGAAAAATATTCCACGGACTCGGACCATCTGCCTGTACCCCGGCGTCTTCGTGAAGAACTCGACTTGCATTTCTTTAACAGGAGCGATATCAGAACGCCTTTGTTCCCTAAAGGACTAGCGCTTGAGCAGAGAATGGAGgctcacatctacacacacag ATTTGAGATTGAAGACTTGGACTGGGATGTTGCTGCCGTTCTGGCTATGAACCGGGAGAACTTTGGCTCCAAAGGCCCTCTGGAGCTCAGGTCAGAAAGGCTCATTAGAGAGGCATCACTTGGTGATCTCCAGAACGTCCAGAGCATTCTTAGATACGGAAAAGTTCACCCGGATGTAGGTGATCGGAACGGACACTCTGCACTAATTGCAGCTACG GTCAACTGTCATCTCGATGTGATCAACTTCCTGCTGGACAGTGGGGTCGATGTGAATAAGCTGAATTATGAAGGGATGTCTGCTTTGGCAGTGTGCAGTGTTCTTTACTACCCACTCCATTCTTTGCAAGAGACAGTGGCTGAAAAGACTTCTCAGGATGTCACCACAGAAGCAGAG ACCAGTGTGTCCTCAACTCTGGCAAACAGCCCACAGGGGTCTGCTGCTGAGGAAAAACCAAAAGATGAGGTTGATACAGAACTGCCAGCCATGAAGCCTGAAGCATGCAACACAGCTCAGGAACCTGTAACTCCTAAGCAGACTAAAGAAATTATAAACCCCAGTAAAGATGAAAAGGTTCCTCAGCAGGCACCCTATGAACAATCCAGAGTGTTAGAGGCTGAACTACCAGAGCTCTCAGACGCTTCTGACTGGTGCCAAAGTGATGATGacagtgaaaatgttttttccactgagaaaaaggaaaaaacctaCAGAAATAAAAGTCCAGGAAATGACTCTGGTTTTGACTTGGCCAGTTCTGTGGCCAGCAAACACACTGACTCTGCAGAGGACACTGTGCAGCAGAAGAAGTCTAAGGTTCTGTCTGAAACTGGTCAGGTGTCATCTGCAGAAACTCAAGAGATGCCTTATAGGATGGCATTTCTAAAAACTAA aaatgagtCCCACTGGGCCACCATGAAGCTGCTGCTGGAGCGAGGAGCCGACCCAAACGCGTCCAGCATTCCGATGCCCGTCATTTTCCTGGCCATTAAAGCAGGCCATGTGGAAGCTGTGCGAAGGTTGCTGGAGTGTGGCGCTCGCACAGACGTGCACCTAACTGCCGAG CAAAAGGGCCTGTACCCGCTTCATGTAGCAGCTGGACTAATTGGCTCAGAAGGTCCTAAGATCACAGCGATGATCCTACATGCTATTGCAGACCCTGATGTAAAAGCAGAGGATGCCGGCGAAGTGTATGATCTGGACAAG ATTTTAATGGAGGAGCAAGTGGGTGATGTAAGCACGTCATCTCTTGGTTCTGGACCCCCAGCCTGCATTTATACCTCCTCTATAGTGGCAGCTAAGGAAGGGGGAAGGACTCCACTTCACGTGGCATGCCAAAAAGACACGGATTACACA AATGCCAGAGATGTTGTCTCCATTCTTCTCTCCCACAAAGCAAGCACCGACCATCTGTGGAGCGGCCATTCTCCCCTCTCCCTGTCCATCGCCAGTGGCAACGACTTT GCCGTGGATGAGCTTCTGGCTGTAGGAGCCGATCCTAACCTGCCCCTCTCCTGCCGAGTGGGCAGTGCATTGTGCGCTGTTGCCAACATCCACTACAACTCTGGGTCTCGGCCGCAGAACAGAATCAAACTG GTCGAGAAGCTGATAAAGGCTGGTGCTAATATCCTGATGCCTGTGATGGTTGGGGAAAGAAACAGGAGTGGTATAGGAACAGCAGTGGATTATGCATATTATATGTTTAACAAG GACTGGCGAGTTGCTCATACCCCGTACCACGCTCTGAAACAGCAAGAGAGGGAGGCCTACAACGCCCGCCGTCAGCTCCTCACTATGATGGCAGACCTGACAAGACAGGCTGCCACCAACATGGAGAAGCAGCGTTTGGAAAATGAGAAGAGACAAGGTATTAAAA GTAATAGTCCCACAGACAAGTTTGTCTTCACTAGAACAGGAGCCATACCCCCTGCAGAGAGAGCAAGAGTCCATAAAGCAGTAGAGGAGCAAAGAGAATCTGTGTCTACGGCTCAGAAAAG gaAACCCTTGTTTAAGTACTGTTACCAATGTGGCCGCTCTGCGTGGGTGGCGCTGACGCCCTGTAGCCGCTGCCACGAAGTCTTCTACTGCAGTAAGACGTGTAAGCTGAAGGCCTGGAACGAACGCCATAAGGAGGAGTGTGTCCGTGTGCCAGGTCGGATTCCAATCCTTCGGGTTTTTTTACCACATTGA
- the hsh2d gene encoding hematopoietic SH2 domain-containing protein homolog, protein MLLMNICVCFRHAVRCSRVMAEAVTPYPLIAWFAEFQKNQIMKDGVIPKWFHGFISRKLSEELLMTKPQGYFLIRISESRIGYTLSYRSVDVCRHFMIDMLPGNQYEIVGENLRHPSLHDLVAYYQRTPIYPFSELLTVACDQADQNISEDTPPALPVYRRVSHPPIRNQDLSIPLDGSFPPRLYPSLELELSAVKLDSMSSLNTASQTKPKSILTPQEINSRWRSAIAKTIMGERSTRLPTDWDKRRSEDKVVPKSEMKHARLGLIQCRNIFKKKKNLPEEPMYMEINEAKVAEKPAELQIDEEKNYQEFDGVFETLPLEYLNPPPFAPGH, encoded by the exons ATGCTACTCATGAATATCTGCGTTTGTTTTCGCCATGCGGTGAGATGCTCAAG AGTCATGGCTGAAGCGGTAACACCCTACCCACTCATCGCCTGGTTCGCAGAGTTCCAGAAGAACCAAATTATGAAGGATGGCGTCATTCCGAAGTGGTTTCATGGGTTTATATCCAGGAA ACTGTCTGAGGAACTGCTAATGACCAAACCGCAAGGCTACTTCCTGATTCGGATCAGTGAAAGCAGAATCGGATACACCCTGTCCTACAG ATCTGTGGACGTCTGCAGACACTTTATGATCGACATGCTTCCAGGAAACCAGTATGAGATTGTAGGTGAGAATCTGCGGCATCCATCTCTCCATGATCTGGTAGCCTACTACCAAAGAACTCCGATTTATCCCTTCAGTGAGCTGCTCACCGTAGCTTGCGACCAG GCTGACCAAAATATCTCAGAAGACACGCCCCCTGCCTTGCCAGTATATCGTAGGGTGTCCCACCCCCCAATTCGAAACCAGGACCTAAGCATCCCGTTGGACGGTTCATTCCCACCGAGGCTTTATCCTAGCTTAGAGCTGGAGCTTAGTGCTGTCAAACTGGACAGTATG AGCTCTCTAAACACGGCAtcacaaaccaaaccaaaatcCATACTCACACCACAGGAGATCAACAGCAGATGGCGCTCTGCAATCGCTAAAACCATTATGGGCGAGCGATCTACACGTTTACCAACAGATTGGGACAAGAGAAGATCTGAAGACAAAGTAGTCCCAAAGTCGGAGATGAAGCACGCTCGCCTTGGCCTGATTCAGTGCAGGAATATctttaagaagaaaaagaacctTCCAGAGGAGCCTATGTACATGGAAATCAATGAAGCCAAAGTTGCTGAGAAACCTGCTGAACTGCAGATAGATGAAGAAAAGAACTACCAAGAGTTTGATGGTGTTTTTGAAACATTACCATTGGAATACCTAAACCCACCTCCGTTTGCTCCTGGACACTAA